Part of the Brevibacillus brevis genome is shown below.
GGTTCCATCGCCTTCGCTTGCGGGACTGCACCCTCCGAGTCCGCATACCAAGGCCGAGACGATGCAAATCATTTTCCTTTTGTTCATGAGGAATCTCTCCCCTGCATGGTTGGATGGCAGCCGCCTTTCCTTTCAGGTAGATGCTTTTGCCTGATTCACTTTTTCAACCGATCGTCCTCCTTATTTGAGACTCGTAAAAGAAGACGCAACAAACTGGAAAACGTTACCTTATCTAAAAAAATGAGTCGTCCGCTCCTCAGCAGACGACTCCTTGATCAGGCATCAGTAACCACGCCACACTTTTCTTTTGAGAACACCGGCATAGGACCACTCTTCCTCGCCTGCGTCTGCAAGCGTTTGTCCCAGGGCATTCATCTTGCTGTCAATCTGGTCGAGGTAATGGAACAAAACCGCTGTCGGCGTTTTCCCGGACACCGCGCTGCCCCAGCCGTTTTCCACTTCGCCGTGGTGGCTCAGAATGCAATGTTTCAGGTGCAGCACCTCTGCATCTCCCAACGGAATGTCCAGCTTTCGGCATATGCCGCTGACGATTTCCACGCCCATCACCAGATGGCCGATCAACTGTCCAGGGGTGGTATACTCGGGCGCGATCGGATCCGACAGCTCGTACAATTTGCCGATGTCGTGCAGGATGCAGGTAGCGTAGAGCACGTCCCTGTCCACCTGCGGATAAAGCGGCAGCAGCCTCTCCGCAGCTGTGAGCAGCGAGACGATGTGCTCCAACAGGCCGTGGTAGTAGTTGTGATGCATGCGGACTCCCGCAGGAAAATGGCGCAGCCGTTCGCCGATTTCTTCATCAGCTAGCGCCTCTTGGATGATGGTCTTGAGCGTCCGGCTCTGCAGGCTGTCGATCGCCTTCTCGAGCTTCTCCCACAGCTCGCCGGCCGGCACAGGAGAGATGGGGATCAGCGACTCCATGAGCACTTCATCTGCTGCGGATGCAGGACGGATCCGCTGTATGACCAACTGCTTTTTCCCCCGGTAGTTTTGCACGGTCGCGTCGATCTTGACGACGGTTTTGACCGCGATCGCTTCTTTTATCTCCGCGCTGACATCCCACAGCTTAGCCATGATGGTCCCGGAACGGTCGCCCAGCTCCAGATTGAGGTACTCGCTCTGATTGCTGGCTACTCCCGATTCTTTCCCCTTCACCAGACAAAAGGCGATGACCCGCTCCCCCTCTTGATATTCCAGCAAATATTTCATCCGTTCTCCCATCCCTGTCTATTTTTTCCGAAACAGCGTTTCCTCCAGTTTTCTCACGATCTTTTTCCCCACCAGATCGTCAGCCGATTTGACGACCTTGGTAATCACCGCGAGCAAATCCTCTTCCCCATTCCAATGCTCCCGCACGACGGCTTCGTCTACATCGACGAGGATGCGGCGCAGAGCGTAAACGGCCAGGATGACATCGTCCAACAGCCCGAATCCGCCCACCAGCACTTCCGGGATAAAATCGATTGGGGCAATGAAGTACGCTACAGCGACACCGGCGATCGCTTTGGACTGCACGCTCACCCGTTTGTCCAGCAGCAGGCGGGCGAGCAGCACAAACAGGTCGGGGGCCAGCAAAATATAGCTCGCCACCGTGTCGTTCACGCCTTTATCCTTGATAAATGCCTCGATTTTGTCCCGCAGCTTGTCGTAAAAGCGTTGATGCTTTTCAGGAAGCACGACCGGAATCAGCTCGTGCGTTCCTCGAACGGCCGGCAAATTTTCCATCGCTTGCTCCTCTGCCGCATGCTCCTCTGGTTTTCGATCTTCTTCGCTCATTGCGATTCCTCCCGTTTTGGTTTTCTCGCAGCCACCATCTTGTGGCGAAAGTACGACCAAATAGCGATAACAGACAACACGGCCAGAAAAAAGATAGCCAAATTCCGGGAAATCAGGTCAAACACCTCGTCCCAACGCTCGCCCAGCTGCCAACCGATCGTGACGAACAGCAGGCTCCAAAAGAGCCCTCCCGCATACGTGTAAAGGACGAACGTCGGAAACGGCAGACGTGTGATTCCCGCAAAATAGGCCGTAAACTGCCTGACTCCCGGGATGAAATATCCGATCGGCAACGCCCATTTTCCCGCCCGGTTGAACCATTCCTCCGTTTTTTTGTAGACCGTATAGCCCATCCCCAGCCGCTTGCCGAAGCGCTCGAGGAAAGCAAACCCGAGCGTTCTCCCGATCCAGTAGGCGCTTGTCATCGCCGCGATGGAACCGAGAAAGCATACGAGCATGGTAGGCCAATATTCCAGTTTGCCCGTCGAGACGAGAAAACCGGAAAATACGAGCAGCGTTTCTTCAGGCAGAGGCATTCCCAGAATCCCCAGAAAAAACAATCCAAACAGTGCTCCGTATCCATACTCCGTAATGTAACCGCCAAATGCCGCCATCATTTCTTCCAATAGGGTCACCACTTTTCCGGCAAGTCTGCCTTCCCTACCATTATGCCAAAAGATTACACCATTCTCAAATGAGCCCGGTTGACTTTGCGAGTCCGTCATTGTACGTTTACAGAGCATCACCAAATCTTAAAGTAGGAATAAACTTTTTGTAGAAAAATGCTGAAATCACAGACAGGCGCCGTGGCTTTCATCAAGCCAATTCGTTATAATGAATGAAAGCAGAGAAAAAGAAACGGGATAAAACGAGGGACAGGCCGGATGTGGAAAAAAATCTACCGCAAGTTGAAGTTTGAGTACTACAAGCTGATTCGAATGAAGGGTGCCCCTTCCTTTGTCGCCCGCGGTTTTTCCGTTGGCATTTTTGTCGAATTTATTACGTTGCCTACTTTCGGCCTAGCATTTTTGCTGTTGTTTCCATTGATTAAGTTGTTCCGAGCCAGCTTGCCTGCCGGACTCATCGCCTTCGTCATCGGCAAGCTGATCTTGCCTGTATTCATGGTGATCAACTACAAGATCGGCTACGCGATCGTCGGCAGACCTCTGAACGAGCACACTGTCCTTGGACATATGCCTCCTTGGGAGAAGTGGCTCATGTGGATGAAGGACAAAGGGTTTGCCTACCTGACCGGCAGCGCAGTGGTCGGGCTGATTGTTGCCATCGTTGGCTACTTTCTCGTCTATGCGGCCCTTCAGCTGTATCGCCGCAGAAGAATGCGTCGTTCTCTTTCCCACGGACGGGGTGCTTCCTGAACAGCTTCCGTGAGCATCCATCCTTGCGGCATGAAAAAAAGACCGGTTCTGACTGCTATGCGTCAGACCGGTCTTTTTATTTTGCTTGCTCGATTATGCGAAGTACCCTTTATCCCGCAGTTGCTCCATGATTTCGGCAACCGTCAAATCCTGCTTCAAGAGCTCCAAGGTCACTTCCACTTGCTCCGGGGACAGGCCGTTCGCGCCCAGGCTTTCGCTGACCAACACGAGGTTTGGGCGACGGAAGTACGTTTGCAACGTACGCTTCACTCGTCCTTCCAGACTTGTTTTCAGCATCAATTCTGTCGTCGACATCTGTTCCACCTCTTTCTCAGATAGATCTTTGCGTAACCTCTATTATCGTACAAATCCGCCCAAGAATCAACTGTGGACGCCGATTCTTCCCATTAAATTTCCGGCATGCCCCTGCGCTTGTGCTCGGAAATACGGTGGAGGTACTCGATTCTCTCCTTTGCCTCCGGTCGGGTCTCGCCGGTAATGAGCAGACGGTCCAAATCTTCGTAGGTGAAGCCCATTTCCTGTTCGTCGGTTTGGCCTTCCCACAAGTCAGCCGATGGAGCTTTGGTAATGATAGGAGCAGGCACCCCCAGCTCGGCAGCCAAAATGCGCATCTCGTGCTTGGTCAGGCTCGCCACCGGATTGATATCCGCAAGGCCGTCTCCGCCTTTGGTCATGTACCCGACGTAGATTTCGCTGCGGTTGCACGTATCCACCACGAGATACCCTTTTTGATTGGCAATCGCGTACAAGGCTGTCATTCGCAGCCGAGCTTTCGTGTTTCCCCTGGTCTTCGCGTCAAGCGTCAGTACGTTTTCAATCGCGGGGACAATCGCATCGAATGCCGCACCTACGTCGACGGTCACCAGCTGGAGCCCGATCGCGTCAGCCAGCCGCTTGGCATCCTCTGCGTGTACATCCTGGGAGTATGCAGGCAACCAGACACCGATCACTCGGTCCTTGCCCAATGCCCGCACGCAAAGGGCTGCGGTCACGGCGCTGTCGATTCCGCCGGAAATGCCTACGACCGCTCCCCCCAGACCCGGTCCGTCAATCTGCTCGCGGATAAAGGCAATGCGCTTTTCCACGTCATCTTTTACATGTATCTGGTAGTTCGCCAGATGTTCCTGAAACTTGTCCATGCTACCTACCCCCCGGTTGATTATTTCTTCCTCATCCTACCACGCGGTTTTCGCGGTGGCAATTAGCGTCAAATGGGTCTACACTATATACTGTACAATGAAGAGAAGAAAAGCGAGGACAAGGAGAGAGTCAATTGATTATCCTCAAGACACCTGAAGAAATCGAATTGATGGGCGCTGCCGGAAAGATTTTGGCGGCATGCCATCGGGAAATTAGAAAAATGATTCGTCCCGGCGTATCCACGTGGGATATTGATCAATTTGTGGAAGAGTTTTTGGCCAAACACGGAGCAACTCCCGAACAAAAGGGGTACAACGGCTATCCGTACGCGACGTGCGGATCTGTCAACGACGTCATCTGCCACGGATTCCCCAAGAAGGAGCCGCTGCGGGAAGGCGATATCGTCACGATCGACATGGTCGTGCGCAAAGACGGCTGGTTGGCCGACTCCGCCTGGTCGTATGCAGTCGGCAAAATCTCTCCGGAGGCGAAGCGCCTTCTGGAAGTGACGGAAAAATCGCTGTATCTGGGCATTGAGCAAGCCATTGTCGGCAACCGACTCGGGGACATCTCCCACGCTATCCAGACCTACGCGCAAGCGAACGGCTACTCCGTCGTCCGGGACTTCACCGGCCACGGCATCGGACAGCAGATGCACGAGGAGCCGTACGTGCCGCACTACGGACCGGCTGGACGCGGTCCGCGCCTGAAGGAAGGCATGGTCATCACGATCGAGCCGATGCTCAACATCGGCACCTACCACGTCTCTATCGACGATGACGGCTGGACGGCCCGCACGAGAGACGGAAAACTGTCCGCCCAGTACGAGCACACCATCGCCATCACGGCGAATGGCCCGGTCATCTTGACCAAACAATAAGCAAAAGGAAAAGCCCTTGAAAGGGCTTTTTCTTTTGCCCTGCGAGACCGAATGTGCAGGGGCGAACATCGAAATATTGACAGAGCTGCCCTCGCCTCGTATGATGCAGGTACGCTTTGTTACTATGCAGTAACAAACCCCCAAAGGAGGTTTCGCAAATACATGTCAGAGTCTACGAAGTCCAAAACGCTGCGCGATATTCCCTTGTCCGTCCTCGATCTGTCCCCGATCGTCGAAGGCAGCACTGCCGCGGAATCGTTCAAAAGAAGCCTCGACCTCGCACAGCGGGTCGAAAACTGGGGCTTTCACCGCTATTGGGTGGCAGAGCACCATTCCATGCCCGCAGTAGCCAGCTCTGCCACCTCTGTCCTGATCGGACATATCGCAGGCGGCACCAGCAAGATTCGCGTCGGCTCCGGCGGAATCATGCTGCCGAATCACGCCCCGCTCGTCATTGCGGAACAGTTCGGCACACTTGAATCCCTGTACCCGGGACGCATCGATCTCGGACTGGGCCGCGCTCCCGGAGCAGACCAGCGCACAGCCAGGGCCTTGCGCCGCGATCTGCGGGTTGGCGGAGAGGATTTCCCCGAGCTGCTGCAAGAGCTGCGCGACTACCTGCTTCCCCCTGCGGACGCCCCAGCCTCTCGCGTCCGTGCCATCCCGGGCGAAGGGTTGAACATCCCGATCTGGCTGCTCGGTTCCAGCGATTTCAGTGCCCGCCTGGCCGGATTGCTCGGCTTGCCGTTTGCCTTTGCGGGCCACTTTTCACCGGGATACACCTTGACCGCCCTGCAAGTGTACCGCAGCAGCTTCCGCCCTTCCGAGGTGCTGGAAAAACCATATGCGATGGTCGGTGTGAACGTCATGGCGGCTGATACGAACGAACAGGCCGAACGGCTGGCAACCTCGCACTTCCAGTCGTTTCTGAACCTCATCCGCGGCGACCTGAAGCCCGTCCAGCCACCAGTGGACGACATGGATGAGCTGTGGACCGAGTTTGAAAAGATGTCCGTCCAATCCCAGCTTGGCTCCTCGATCATCGGGAACCCGGAAAAAGTAAAGGGAGAGCTGCAAAGGCTTCTGAGCGCTACCCAGGCTGACGAACTGATGATTACGACGCAAATGTACGATCACGCGGACCGTCTCCGCTCCTACGAGATTGTGGCCGATGTCTGGAAATCATAGTGATAAGGCTCCTGCAAAACGCGCCCGCGTTCCTCGGGAAAAGGCCCAGGAAATCATCCTGAACGCCGCCGAAGAGCTGTTTTATCAGGAAGGGATTCACAACGTCAGCATTGACGCAGTCGTCGAGCGGGCAGGAATCAACAAGATGAGCGTCTACCGCCAGTTCTCCTCGAAGGCAGACCTGATTACCGCTTACATCGGCCGAAAGCAGCAGGCGTTTTGGGATGAATGGGCAGAAAGCATGGCCAAGCACCCAAACCAGCCGCGGCACCAGCTCATCCAGTTCTTCCGTGACCTGGCTGCAAGGGCATCCTGCTCCGATTTTCGCGGCTGCTGTTTTCTCAACGTCGCTGTTGAATTTCCTGATGCGTCGCACCCTGTTCGCGAGCTCGTCGCGGCGCACCAGAAGCGAATCGCGGACACGTTTTTGGACATGGCGAAGGCACTGGGAGCAGGCTCCCCAAAGGAGCTCGCCTGCGCGCTTCTCCTGCTGATGGAGGGGACGTATGCCGACAGCCAATCCTACGGGACGCACAGCGCGGCCATCCAAATGCTACCAGCCATCGTCGAAAGGCTGATCGACTCATACGTTTCCGGGTGACCTGACTACCGGCGAATGCCTATGATGTAAAAAAAGTGGCTCTCTGCCTCATGGGCAAGGGCCACTTTTTCGATTTGCCTATTTCAGGGGCTCCGTATCTTCCTTACCGTTGCGAGCTGGTCGCAAACGATTTCCCGCTCGTCATGGCTTCCAGGTCTTGAATGTCTTTTTCCAGATCGCGAATGTCTTCTTCGATCAGCTTTTTCAGATGCTGCTTTTCCCTCAGCACTTTCCGGGTCTGTTCCAAACGCTTCTGCAAATCGAACACGCCGAGATACACTGCCGTTCCCTCCCTATGTACATTATCCACCTTACATGTTATGCTGCGGTCCCCATTTGTTTCCATGCCGCAGCCGTGGAGACAGGCCTTTTTTCAATCACAAAAAGGAGGCTTTTCCCCAACTTTATGGGTGAAAGCCTCCCAGCTTTGTCTACAGACCTTTGTATTTGCCCAGCTCCGCGCGAAGACGCTGAACTTCCTGCACCAGCGCACGCTTTTCCAGCCGGTCGATCTCCGAATCCAGATCGTTCACCCGCGTGTAATGGGGGTACGGCTGTTCATCGTAATCGTAGCCTCCCCCTGCGTACGACCACCGCGGTTCTTTCGGCATGAGCATGGCCAACAGCACGTAGATCAGAATAGGGATCCCCGTGCATACAGTCAGGATGACCACTCCCACCCGAACGAGCGTGGAGTCGATCCCGAGAAACTGGGCGATCCCTCCGCACACTCCAAACAGCCTTTTATCTTGCTGCGAACGGTACAAACGTCTTTCCATCATCGCATTCCTTCCTCTCTGCATTTTCCGCTTGCCTTGTATGTATAGGATACCCTGTCGCGGCATGCGGCAAAATGGCCCATAGAGGGATTTGTCCTCCGTCCGGGGACGGAGAAACGACGTTCGCGCATGAAACAGACGCTTCCCGTCCACGCTACGGAAGAGGTGATTGAGTATGCCCCTCCTGCTGTTGCTGGCTGTCTGCCTGCTGACGGGATGCCAAGCGGCCTCCCCGACAGATCGCAGCTTTATTCAGAGCGACCGACACTATTATTACCAGCAAAGCGTCGTCCATCCGCTCGGCCTCGAGCCGAATGTCACCCCGTACGGCACCCCGGTAAACGCGGGCACCTCCGGCGAGTACGACAGGTGGATCAGGCCGGACGCGGTGTCCCGCTACCCGGGGCTCGAGCCGAAATGACGTTCGAGGCCGAACCGGAAAAGACCGTCCGAGAGCATCCGGGCGGTCTTTTGCAATTACGAAGGCTTTTTGTCTTTCGAAACGGCCTCTTCATAGACGGGCCGCGGACGGTCGAACAGCTCGCCCAGCGTCGCGTACGTATGTCCCGCCATGCGGCTGACAGGGTCAAAAGCGCGGGGGTCGATCCTGCCGTGTTCGTACAGCTCGTCGGCGACGTGGACGTGGACGACTTCCCCGATGATGAGATCCGAAGTGGTCGGACTGCCCAGCTCCACGATCTGGTGCAGTCTGCATTCAAAGTGGATGCGGGATGCCGCCAGACGTGGCACTCGGACCGATGCGGACGGCTGCAGTCCGAGTCCCAGCGCCGTCACTTCGCTTACTTCCGGAGGGTAATCGGCCGACGTCTGGTTGACTGCATCGACGTTGTGCACATCTACCATGTTGACGACAAATTCACCGGTCGCCGCGATGTTTCGGGCGGTGTCTTTGCGGATTCCACCAGGCTTTCGCATGACAGCCACCGAAACCATCATCGGCTCGATGCTCGCCACGTTGAAGTAGCTGAAGGGTGCCGCATTGACCAGGCCGCTTTCGTCCGCAGACGTCACCCAGGCGATCGGCCTCGGTACGATGCAGCCGATCAGCAGCTTGTATTTTTCTTGGCGCTCCAACTGCGCCATCGACAATTCCATCCTTCTCCCCCTTTTCCTTCCCGATGGGATTGGGAAAGAGCGGGCGCTCCTCCCGGCATTTGCCCAACCGACGGTTTTTACGCCTGTGGCGGCAGCCAGCTCGACATGTACGCCTCGTCCTCCACCGCCAGCGCTTGGCGTGTGACCTTGAGCGGATGAAACGTGTCCAGCATGACTGCGAGCTCGCTCGTCTCCTTCTTGCCAATGGAAGCCTCGATCTTGCCGGGATGGGGCCCGTGCGGTATTCCCATCGGGTGCAGCGTGATCGAGCCTTCGTAAATGCCTTTTCGGCTCATAAAGTTTCCTTTCACGTAGTATAGCACTTCATCGCTCTCGACATTGCTGTGGAAATACGGGGCCGGAATCGAATCGGGATGGTAGTCGTACAGCCGCGGCACAAAGGAGCAGATGACGAAGTTTTGTCCGGCAAACGTCTGGTGGACAGGCGGCGGCTGGTGGATCCGACCGGTGATCGGCTCGAAATCGTGGATGCTCAATGCGTATGGATACAGATAGCCGTCCCAGCCCACAACATCGAACGGGTGGAAGTCGAAGAAGTAGCTGTACACGACAGACTGTCGCTTCACCCGCACTTCGAACTCGCCGCTCTCGAGGTGAGTCTCCAGCCGCTCGGGCGTGCGTATGTCCCGTTCGCAAAAGGGCGAGTGCTCCAGAAGCTGTCCGTGCTCATTGCGGTAACGCTTGGGCGGGACGATCTCGTTCTGCGATTCGATGACGAGGAAGCGGCTCTGGCTCGATGGGACGAGCCGGTAGGTCGTTCCGATGGGGATGACCAAATAATCGCCCGGATAGTAGGAAATCGTCCCGAATATCGTCTGCAGCTCGCCTTCGCCCTCGTGAACGAAGATGACTTCATCTCCGTCGGCGTTGCGGTAAAAGTAGTTCATTGGCTCCGTCGGCGCGCATACCCCGAGGAGCACGTCGCTGTTGCCGAGCAAATAGCGGCGGCCTGCGATCGGATCGCCCCCCGCTTTCACGTCGAACGTCTTGAAATGCTGATGCTTGAGATCGTTTTGCTCGACGAATTCCGGGGTCACGTCGGCGTATTTGCGCGTCGCCCGCACCTCTGTTGGCGGGTGATGATGATACAGGATCGACTGGATCCCGGAAAACCCTTTCGTCCCCATCACCTGCTCGCGATACAGCTCGCCGTTTGGCTTATAAAACGTGGTATGCCGCTTCTTCGGCACTTCCCCCATGCGGTGATAAAAAGCCATCCCACTTTCCCCCTCCGTATGTTTTTGCCCCTTTATTCGCTAATCGTATTCTGCAAGACCCCGAGCCGCTCCACTTCCAGCTCGACGACGTCCCCGGGCGCCAGCCAGCCATACTGCTCCGCGCCCAGCTCCAAAATGCAGCCAGTCCCGACCGTCCCCGAGCCGATCACATCCCCCGGATAGAGAGGACAATCGCTGGATGCCCGCGCGATCATTTCCGCGAAAGTGAAGGTCAGGTCCCGCAAGTTCCCGCGCGAGTACTCGATTCCGTTCACACGGGCGACCATCTGCAGGTCGTAGCGATCGCCCCGGTCTCCGGCGATTCGGGCGCTCTCCAGCTCATCCGGCGTCACCAGCCACGGACCCATCGACGTGGCGAAGTCTTTTCCTTTGGCCGGACCGAGCCCTACCTTGACTTCCTCCCGCTGGATATCACGTGCGCTCCAATCGTTCAGGATGCAATACCCTGCGATATGGTCTGCCGCCTGTTCGACAGGGATATCGACGCCCGCTCGGCCGATGACACAGGCGACTTCCAGCTCGTAATCCAGCGAACGGGTCGCTTTCGGCCGGCGAATCGTCGCTTTCGGACCGGAAAATGCCGCCGCATTCGAGAAGTAAAAGACCGGGAACTGGTACCACTCAGGAACCATGTCCAGACCACGCCTAGCGCGGGCTGTCTTCACATGCGCTTCGAAGGCGTAAAAATCTCGGAAGCTGCCCGGGCGCGGCAGTGGAGAACCCAGCTCTACCTGTGCCGCCGGCAAGCCTTTCTTTTCGTTTGCTGCTTGTGCCTCCCGCAGTCTCGTGCTCCAATGCCCCCACTCGGAGAGCAATTCAGCCATCGTCGCAGGAGCACCGGGCAACAGCTGCTGCACATCAGTCACCAGGTTCTCCGCAAACAGTCCTGCCCGCCACATTTCTCCCTCGCGCTGCCGATAGGAAACCAGCTTCATGGAATCACTCCTTTGCCTACCAGACCCGTCTCGCTTGCGTGCCGACGACAAAAAGCCCAGCTCACCCCCAAGCCGATTCGGTTGCATGACAAAGGTCGGGTCTCCCCGCTGTCAAACGTTCCGAAGCATGCGTCAGGCGCAAGCTGGGCCTTGACTGCTACATGAGGCACGATCTTGTGGACCTTCCCCCGCAGACAACCAGCTGTCGTCCAATCTTTCTGTCTGGTCTTTCTTCATTACCAACATCATATCGAAACCGCTTACATTTTTCCAGAGGAAAATGCCGAGTCCGACTGCCGCATTTTCCTTTCTCCTAAAATCCCCGGCAACTGGCGGACAGCTCGCTCATATCTGTCGGCAAAGGCTCCGTCCATTCCATGCTCTGGCCGCTGCGCGGATGGACAAACGCGAGACGGAAAGCGTGCAAGGCTTGTCTGCCGATGAGCTGACGGCCTCCCCCGTACAAGTCGTCCCCGGCCAATGGATGCCCCAGGCTGCTCATGTGCACGCGAATCTGGTGCGTGCGTCCCGTATCCAGCTTCAGCTCCAGGTGGGAAAGGCCGTTGCCGCGGGCGAGCACGCGAAAATGGGTGACTGCCTTTTGTCCGTCCGGCCGGATCTGGCGGGTGATGAATGAGTCTTCCGCAAGCCCGATCGGTGCGTCGATCGTCCCTTCGTCCGGTTCGACCTCTCCTTCCGCGATCGCCTGATAAATGCGATGGAGCGTCCGCTCCTGCTGCATTCTGCTGAACTGCTCGTGCGCCCATTGATTTTTCGCGACGATCAGCAGCCCCGATGTATCTTTGTCCAAGCGGTTCACCGCACGAAATTTCCGGTGCTCTCCACGCTGCTGCCAGTACGCGATCACGCCGTTGGCCAATGTCCCGCCCGCGTGGTTGCCTGTCGGGTGGACGACGAGTCCAGCCGGTTTGGCAATCACCATCAAATCGTCGTCCTCAAAGCGGATGGAGAGCGGCATCGCTTCCGGCGCCACCGTCTCTTCGGCATCCTCGGTCACCATGACCGCAATCTCGTCTCCGGCCCGCAGCTTTTCGTTTACGAATACCAACTGGCCGTTTCGGGTGATCAAGCCCTTGAATTTCGCGCGAACGAGCAGCCGGCGGGACACTCCGTAGCGCTTTTGCAGCACATCGCGCACGGTGCGGCCCTCATCTGCTTCGTCTGCGGTAAAACGTATCAGCTCTTCCAGCATGTTGTCTCTCCTTTGGGTCAACGCTGCTGTCAGTATACCAAAAAGTCCGGATATCGTCCCGCAGACTGATTGGAATCACAGTCGCTGGTCTCTCACTTCGATGACGAAAGCGTGTCCGGCATCTCCCTGGGCCCATTCGCCGCGGATGTCAAACAAGTACCAGCCCGGGCTGTCTGGCGCTTTCCATTGATTGCCGTTTTCGATCGGCTGTTCGATTTGCTGTGTTCCTAGCCATTGGGTGATGCGCAGCGATTCATCCTTGGGAGCTAGTTCGTACGTGACAGTGAGGATCGCTCCGGGATTGACGGAGAGGGGTTTCGGCTTTTTTTCGCCCACAACTTCAGGAGGTGCCGCCATGTCGATGCACACTCCTTGGTTTTCGTAGCTCCAGCAAGACGACGTGGGGATGGTGACGGCGGTTTTGCCATTCCAGGAGATGACCGGCTTCGGCGGTTCGGGGAGGCTCCGCGTGCCGGCCTGATTGCTCTGCCACAGGCCGCAGCCTGTCAAACTCAGCGCGACTGCCATGCAGATCGAAATGAACAAGCCCTTGTGTTTCATGCAATCACCTCTCCTGATAGGACGCAAAAAAAGCCGGGATGTTGCACCCGACTTGTCGTGGATAATAGGTGGTTACTGCCATACACTGGCGGGGATCGAATGGGCTGCTGCTGTCGCACGGACGTATTCTTCCAGATGATCTGCCGGGTCCTTCACCGGTTTTCCGTGGCACACCTCCAGATGCGCGGGCATCAAATCGCGGAGAAGCCAACTGCTTTTCAACGCCTCTCCCATGTCGGCTGTAAACATCGGCATCGGCCTGTAGAGCTTGCCGGCCTTTGAGGTGAACAGATCGCCTGCCAGCATCACCCGATCTTCCTCGTGGTAATACACTGTGTGTCCCGGCGAGTGACCCGGGGTAAGATACGGCCGCAATCCGGCAATGGACTCCAATGCGCCCTGCTCATTTTCAGGCAACGGTTGGACCACACCCGGCGCAATGTTCGCCTCCGCCTTTTTGCGGCGCGGATAGACCTTGTGCCCTTCGAGATACGGGATCTCCACCTGATGGGCAAAGACGGGAACTTGTCTTTCCTGTGCGATTCGCTTCACCGCTCCCACGTGATCGGAGTGCCCGTGCGTCAGCAAGATTTGCTTGAGGGGTCCGGCATTCAGCCCATCGATGAACGAGAGAATTCCCTTGGCCATCAGCGGCACTCCTGCATCCACCAGCGTGACGCCACCTTTTTCCGCCACGATCCATACGCGCACCGGGATCAACAGCCACGTACGCAAACTCCAGA
Proteins encoded:
- a CDS encoding flavin reductase family protein; protein product: MELSMAQLERQEKYKLLIGCIVPRPIAWVTSADESGLVNAAPFSYFNVASIEPMMVSVAVMRKPGGIRKDTARNIAATGEFVVNMVDVHNVDAVNQTSADYPPEVSEVTALGLGLQPSASVRVPRLAASRIHFECRLHQIVELGSPTTSDLIIGEVVHVHVADELYEHGRIDPRAFDPVSRMAGHTYATLGELFDRPRPVYEEAVSKDKKPS
- a CDS encoding homogentisate 1,2-dioxygenase, with amino-acid sequence MAFYHRMGEVPKKRHTTFYKPNGELYREQVMGTKGFSGIQSILYHHHPPTEVRATRKYADVTPEFVEQNDLKHQHFKTFDVKAGGDPIAGRRYLLGNSDVLLGVCAPTEPMNYFYRNADGDEVIFVHEGEGELQTIFGTISYYPGDYLVIPIGTTYRLVPSSQSRFLVIESQNEIVPPKRYRNEHGQLLEHSPFCERDIRTPERLETHLESGEFEVRVKRQSVVYSYFFDFHPFDVVGWDGYLYPYALSIHDFEPITGRIHQPPPVHQTFAGQNFVICSFVPRLYDYHPDSIPAPYFHSNVESDEVLYYVKGNFMSRKGIYEGSITLHPMGIPHGPHPGKIEASIGKKETSELAVMLDTFHPLKVTRQALAVEDEAYMSSWLPPQA
- a CDS encoding fumarylacetoacetate hydrolase family protein, whose amino-acid sequence is MKLVSYRQREGEMWRAGLFAENLVTDVQQLLPGAPATMAELLSEWGHWSTRLREAQAANEKKGLPAAQVELGSPLPRPGSFRDFYAFEAHVKTARARRGLDMVPEWYQFPVFYFSNAAAFSGPKATIRRPKATRSLDYELEVACVIGRAGVDIPVEQAADHIAGYCILNDWSARDIQREEVKVGLGPAKGKDFATSMGPWLVTPDELESARIAGDRGDRYDLQMVARVNGIEYSRGNLRDLTFTFAEMIARASSDCPLYPGDVIGSGTVGTGCILELGAEQYGWLAPGDVVELEVERLGVLQNTISE
- a CDS encoding RluA family pseudouridine synthase; its protein translation is MLEELIRFTADEADEGRTVRDVLQKRYGVSRRLLVRAKFKGLITRNGQLVFVNEKLRAGDEIAVMVTEDAEETVAPEAMPLSIRFEDDDLMVIAKPAGLVVHPTGNHAGGTLANGVIAYWQQRGEHRKFRAVNRLDKDTSGLLIVAKNQWAHEQFSRMQQERTLHRIYQAIAEGEVEPDEGTIDAPIGLAEDSFITRQIRPDGQKAVTHFRVLARGNGLSHLELKLDTGRTHQIRVHMSSLGHPLAGDDLYGGGRQLIGRQALHAFRLAFVHPRSGQSMEWTEPLPTDMSELSASCRGF
- a CDS encoding MBL fold metallo-hydrolase, with translation MKAERVSQHIWSLRTWLLIPVRVWIVAEKGGVTLVDAGVPLMAKGILSFIDGLNAGPLKQILLTHGHSDHVGAVKRIAQERQVPVFAHQVEIPYLEGHKVYPRRKKAEANIAPGVVQPLPENEQGALESIAGLRPYLTPGHSPGHTVYYHEEDRVMLAGDLFTSKAGKLYRPMPMFTADMGEALKSSWLLRDLMPAHLEVCHGKPVKDPADHLEEYVRATAAAHSIPASVWQ